From Clostridia bacterium, one genomic window encodes:
- the cas2 gene encoding CRISPR-associated endonuclease Cas2, translating into MMVLVTYDVNTQDAEGRRRLNKVAKACVNVGQRVQDSVFECLLEPAQFAMLKHTLSDLIDPDKDSLRFYFLGANWKGRVEHVGAKTAYDPEGILTI; encoded by the coding sequence ATGATGGTCCTGGTCACGTATGACGTGAATACCCAGGACGCCGAGGGCAGGAGACGCCTGAACAAAGTCGCAAAGGCGTGCGTCAACGTAGGGCAGAGGGTGCAGGATTCCGTGTTCGAGTGCCTGCTTGAGCCCGCTCAGTTCGCCATGCTCAAACACACGCTCAGCGACCTGATCGATCCTGATAAGGACAGCCTCAGGTTCTACTTCCTCGGAGCAAACTGGAAAGGACGAGTCGAGCATGTCGGCGCCAAGACCGCCTATGACCCAGAGGGAATCCTGACGATCTGA